Part of the Melopsittacus undulatus isolate bMelUnd1 chromosome Z, bMelUnd1.mat.Z, whole genome shotgun sequence genome is shown below.
TACCTGATGGAGCCTGCATGGCACGTATGGGTTAAGATGTACCAGAACAGTGCCAAGGTCTTGCACATGGCAGTGCGGGACCTTGTCAGGTCGGTCTTTCTGTGTGACATGTCTGTGTTTGATGCTTACATGTctagccagaaaaaaaagtctgatttatttcagtgggaGACAAGCCGAGCCTTGTGCTCCCCCCCGGCCTGTGACTTATTCAGTCGCAGTGATATAATTGCTGCAGGCAATTGCAGAACAATCTGTGCCAAGTCCCCATTCAGCACGGTGGAGGAAGCCTGTAAAACCTACAGCCATGTTGCCATCAAAGAGGTTCGGTTCTTTGACCTGAAAGTTCTCTACCCCCTTCTCACTGATCCATCCCTgaacctcaagatcattcaCTTGGTCCGTGACCCTCGGGCTGTATTCAGGTCACGAGAGAATACAGTGGCAGACCTAAAACGTGATAGTAACATCGTTGTGGGGGCTGAGAGGTCAAAGGGAGAAATGGGACCTTACAACACCATGCAAGTAATCTGCAAGAGCCACGTTGAGATTTACAAGGCTGGCAGCCAGGCTGTCCCCAGCTTCCTGAAGGACCGCTACCTGCTGGTTCGCTATGAAGACATCGTCAGAGACCCACTAGCGTTGTCTGCTCAGATGTACAGGTTTGCAGAACTCCATTTTACACCAGAACTTCAGAAGTGGGTGCACAACATCACCCATGGGAAGGGGCAAGGAGCACAGGCCTTTGATATTAGCTCCAGAGATGCACTGAATGTATCTCAGGCCTGGAGGAAGGCTCTTTCCTTcc
Proteins encoded:
- the LOC101881907 gene encoding carbohydrate sulfotransferase 4, translating into MMKSRRVQVLLILAVLTFLLIHCHFQPCSNNAATERKPSSVHILILSSWRSGSSFTGQIFSQHPSVFYLMEPAWHVWVKMYQNSAKVLHMAVRDLVRSVFLCDMSVFDAYMSSQKKKSDLFQWETSRALCSPPACDLFSRSDIIAAGNCRTICAKSPFSTVEEACKTYSHVAIKEVRFFDLKVLYPLLTDPSLNLKIIHLVRDPRAVFRSRENTVADLKRDSNIVVGAERSKGEMGPYNTMQVICKSHVEIYKAGSQAVPSFLKDRYLLVRYEDIVRDPLALSAQMYRFAELHFTPELQKWVHNITHGKGQGAQAFDISSRDALNVSQAWRKALSFQKIEKVQRVCKDAMDLLGYQLIQSEEEQKNMSLDLLFDHNSSK